The following is a genomic window from Niabella soli DSM 19437.
AATAGGAATACGTTGTGTTAAATAACTAATCGCCTGAAACGAGTGACCTGTAACCTGCAACCTTCTTCCCTTAAAAACAGTACATTCGCATCGTGCATGACATAGAACCATATTACAACTGGCAGCATATTTACCTCAGCGAGGAGGACCAGCGGTCTCCCTTTTATGGGGTGGAACATTCCCAGTTTGAGTATACAGACACGGTATACAATTTTTATATCCATCCGCAATGGGATTATTTTGGCAGCAAAACCCTGTATGTAAAAGTACTGATGGCAGATTATGAGGAAGGCTATGCGATCATTGAAATGATTGGTGAGTGGAACGATGCGGTGGAAAACGATATCATGACCCTGAAGCGGGATGTGCTGGAAGTGTTTATGAGTGAAGGTATTTATAAGTTTATTTTAATTGCCGAAAATGTGCTGAATTTTCATAGTGGCGATAAAGATTATTATGAAGAACTGCATGAAGAACTGAGCGATGCGGACGGATGGATCGTTTGTTTGAACATGCCGGTACAAACACAATATGATTTTAAACGGACCCATCTGAATCAATACATTGAACTAATGGAGATTGATAACTGGCGGGTGTATAAACCATATCATCTGTATAAAAAAATTAACGACCAGTTAGCCGCGCGTTTATCCTGATCGAAAGAGTTTATAATCAGCCGGGAATCCGGAAAAACGGGAACGTTTTTTTAGTCTTTTAAAACTAACCGTTCTACTGCCTTGCCGGTCCAAAAATATTTTTCAAAAAAGCCTAAACAACTTCAATGAAGCAAATTCCTAATTTATTTACGCTGTTGAACCTGGTATTCGGTTGCGTGGCTATAAAATTTATCCTGCAACCCGAAACTTCTTTTATCGGCTCCGGCGGAAAAGTGGTTACTTCAGGGATGCTGGTGGGCGGGGCCTTGCTGCTGGCTGCGGCCGTAGTGGATTTCCTGGATGGCTTTGTGGCGCGGCTTTTTAAAGCCACCTCCGCCATGGGCGAACAACTGGATTCGCTGGCGGACGCCATAAGTTTTGGCGTGGCCCCCGGGATGCTATTGTACCGGTTGCTGCAAATAGGGTTTTCAGACAATGCCGCCGCCAGTGAATGGTGGTACCTGCCCGCTGTTATTTTCCCCTGTGCTGCTGTATGGCGCCTGGCGAAATTTAACCTGGATAAAGAGCAACGATACTATTTTAAAGGGATCCCAACGCCGGCCGCCGGCCTTACGGTGGCCGCATTGCCGGCCATTGCGTATTCGGGCTCAGCAGGTATCAATGCAATAGTGTTCTGTCCGCCGGTGCAGTACGCGGTCATTCTCATTATCAGCGGGTTAATGGTAAGCAACCTGCCTATTATCAGTCTCAAATTCAGGAGCTACACGCTCAAAGCTAATGTAGATAAGCTTTTGCTGGTTTTAATCTCGGTCATAGCTGCAATAATTTTTAAATGGGCGGCAGTACCTTTGGTATTTGTAGCTTATGTTATTGTATCTTTGATTTTTAAGCCAAATAAAGAAAAAGTATGAGCTATACAGCGCAGGTGGTTATTATGCCTTTAAAAGAGTTATTGGATCCGCAGGGGAAAGCCGTTCTGGGTGGTTTGGGAAACCTGGGCCTTGGAAAAATAAATGACGTACGTGTTGGTAAAAACATCACGCTGCAGGTGGATGCTGCCTCAAAAGAAGAAGCAAAGACCATTGCGGAGGAGGCGGCAAAAAAGCTGCTGGCCAACGGCGTTATGGAATATTTTGAAGTAACGGTGCTGTAGCAACCCGTTTGCATATTACATTCTAAATTTTACATTCTACATTTTACTTCCGGGATGCTTTATCTTGTTCCCACACCCATAGGAAATTTAAAAGATATCACGCTTCGGGCGCTGGAAGTGCTGAAGGAGGTGGAGGTGATCCTGGCGGAGGATACGCGCAACACCTCGCATCTGCTGAATCATTACCAGATCAGTAAACCCGTAACACCTTATCATCAGCACAACGAACATAAAGTACTCCGGCACCTCGTGGATCAGCTAGCTGCCGGGAAAAAAATGGCGATCGTCACGGATGCCGGCACGCCGGGCATTTCAGATCCGGGGTTCCTGCTGATAAGGGAATGTGTAAAAAATGATATAAAAGTGGAATCCCTGCCCGGGGCTACTGCTTTTGTGCCCGCATTGATCAACAGCGGACTGCCGTCGAACCGCTTTTCTTTCGAAGGGTTTTTGCCCCTCAAAAAAGGAAGACATAGCCTGCTGGAAAGTCTGAGGGCAGACGAGCGCACCCTGATATTCTATGAATCACCCGTGCGGTTAGTAAAAACACTCAACGACCTTGCGGCTTATTTTGGAGCCGACCGCGCCTGTAGCGTCAGCAGGGAGCTCACCAAACTTTTCGAAGAAACCAAAAGAGGCAGTTTGGCCGAAGTGGCCGCTTACTTTTCAGAAAAAACAGTAAAGGGGGAGATTGTGATCGTGGTGAAGGGATATGAAAAAGAAAAAAGAGGGAACGAATAAACGGACAACACAAATTTCGCGCGGCGACACAAAGGAGCAGCGAAGCGGAGATGGCTCTTACGGAAAGCGCACATTTTTTGACTGATCCGTCAACTCTTCGTATCAATCTGATTCTTTTTGCGAAAAACATCCGCAGCTCCGCTATATCACTGCGTGCAATTCAACCATCTCTTGTGCCTTTGCGTGAACCATTAAAAAAATCTTTACCCCAATATCCTTTATCGCTTATTTTTGCTAACAACTGTTTATAAAATCTTTTAAAACTGAATCAATTTATATGAAACACAGACTGTTCTATCTAAAAGGAATGCTGGCCGCTTTCCTTTTACTGGCTAACTTATGCGCGCTGGCCCAATTGAAACTAACCGATTCCATCCCTTTAGATCCCAGGCTAAAAGTTGGAAAACTTTCCAACGGACTAACCTATTATATCCGGCAGAACAAAAAGCCGGAGAATAAGGTAGAACTGCGGCTGGTGGTAAATGCCGGTTCTATCCTGGAAGATGATAACCAGCAGGGGTTGGCCCATATGGCCGAACATATGGCCTTCAATGGTACAAAGAATTTTAAGAAAAACGATATTATAAGCTTCCTCCAAAGCATTGGGGTGGGCTTTGGCAATGATCTGAATGCCTATACCAGTTTTGATGAAACGGTTTATATGCTGCCCATCCCTACCGATAAGCCGGGCAACCTGGAAAAAGGGTTCCAGATACTGGAAGATTGGGCGCATAATGTGACTTATAATACGGATGATATTAATGGTGAGCGTAAAGTGATCCTCGAGGAAAGCCGCATGGGAAAAGGTGCGGAGGACCGTATGTTCCGGCAGATCTATCCGAAACTGTTTGCCGGCAGCAAATACGCCGATCGTATCCCGATCGGTATCGATTCTATTATACGTACCTATAACCCCGACCTGATCCGCAAATTTTACAAGGATTGGTACCGCCCGGATCTGATGGCAGTTATCGTGGTGGGGGATGTGGATCCCGCCACTGCGGAAACAATGGTGAAAAAACATTTCAGCGCTATAGCTGACCCGGCTAACGAGCGCCCGAGGACCTTTGCCGATGTAAAACCCTACTCCTCGAATGAGGGGATGGTGGTTACCGATAAAGAAGCGACCAATTATACCGTAAACGTTGCTTACAGCGCTTTTCCATCAAAAGAAGCGCAAACGGTGGGAGAATATGAAGCGGACCTGATCAAGAATATTTTCACCAGTATGCTGAACCAGCGGCTGCGGGATCTTACCCAGCAAGCCAATCCTCCCTTTTTATACGGGTACACTTATTTGGGGTCCTATGCCCGGAACTATGATCAGTTTAATGCCGGGGCCGGTGTGGCTACCGCCGCTGACGCGCAAAAAGGATTAATGGTGTTGGTGGAAGAAATTGAAAAAGCCAAGCGCTTTGGATTTACACAATCAGAGCTGGGTCGCGTAAAAAAGATGATGGAAGCCAGTATGGAAAAATCTTTTAACGAAAGGGATAAAACGGAGTCCTCCAATTATGTGAATGAATATGTACGTAATTTTTTA
Proteins encoded in this region:
- the purS gene encoding phosphoribosylformylglycinamidine synthase subunit PurS translates to MSYTAQVVIMPLKELLDPQGKAVLGGLGNLGLGKINDVRVGKNITLQVDAASKEEAKTIAEEAAKKLLANGVMEYFEVTVL
- the rsmI gene encoding 16S rRNA (cytidine(1402)-2'-O)-methyltransferase, translated to MLYLVPTPIGNLKDITLRALEVLKEVEVILAEDTRNTSHLLNHYQISKPVTPYHQHNEHKVLRHLVDQLAAGKKMAIVTDAGTPGISDPGFLLIRECVKNDIKVESLPGATAFVPALINSGLPSNRFSFEGFLPLKKGRHSLLESLRADERTLIFYESPVRLVKTLNDLAAYFGADRACSVSRELTKLFEETKRGSLAEVAAYFSEKTVKGEIVIVVKGYEKEKRGNE
- a CDS encoding CDP-alcohol phosphatidyltransferase family protein — its product is MKQIPNLFTLLNLVFGCVAIKFILQPETSFIGSGGKVVTSGMLVGGALLLAAAVVDFLDGFVARLFKATSAMGEQLDSLADAISFGVAPGMLLYRLLQIGFSDNAAASEWWYLPAVIFPCAAVWRLAKFNLDKEQRYYFKGIPTPAAGLTVAALPAIAYSGSAGINAIVFCPPVQYAVILIISGLMVSNLPIISLKFRSYTLKANVDKLLLVLISVIAAIIFKWAAVPLVFVAYVIVSLIFKPNKEKV